One genomic region from Anatilimnocola floriformis encodes:
- a CDS encoding slipin family protein: MGLLFREGEFQGLLGPGSHWRWDPWNRTSVTIASRREPWFMHEKLDLIVRSGALAGQAEVLEVQDHQRALVWIEGRFSHVLIPGRYVYWLGQKPVTVEIVDIRNPRFEHKDAKVITRSVSARQSLEIVDVQRDHVGVLFIDGRFVETLSPGQYAFWKNAAETRVVEVDLRETVLDVGGQEIMTADKVTLRVNALVTHRVVDARRSISSSDDARQALYREAQLALRAVIGGRELDAFLGNKDAVASELHAAVKARAAELGLEVISVGIRDVILPGEMKDLMNRVTEAKKAAEANLIARREETAAMRSQANTAKLLAEQPTLMRLRELEVLEKIAARGELKIVLGGDGQQGLASRVVNLI; encoded by the coding sequence AAATGGGCCTCTTGTTCCGCGAGGGCGAGTTCCAGGGCTTGCTCGGTCCGGGATCGCATTGGCGCTGGGATCCGTGGAACCGCACGAGCGTGACGATCGCGTCACGCCGCGAGCCGTGGTTCATGCACGAGAAGCTCGACCTCATCGTGCGCTCGGGCGCGCTGGCCGGTCAGGCCGAAGTGCTCGAGGTGCAGGACCATCAGCGCGCTCTCGTCTGGATCGAAGGCCGCTTCAGCCACGTTTTGATTCCGGGCCGATACGTGTATTGGCTCGGTCAGAAGCCGGTGACGGTCGAGATCGTTGACATTCGCAATCCGCGGTTCGAGCACAAAGATGCCAAGGTCATCACGCGCTCGGTGTCGGCTCGGCAGTCGCTCGAAATCGTCGACGTGCAGCGCGACCACGTGGGTGTGCTGTTTATCGATGGCCGCTTCGTCGAGACGTTGTCGCCGGGCCAGTATGCCTTCTGGAAGAACGCCGCGGAAACGCGCGTCGTCGAAGTCGACCTTCGCGAAACGGTGCTCGACGTCGGCGGCCAGGAGATCATGACGGCCGACAAGGTAACGCTGCGCGTGAATGCTCTGGTGACGCACCGCGTGGTCGATGCGCGGCGGAGCATCAGCTCGTCGGATGACGCGCGACAGGCGCTCTATCGCGAGGCCCAGCTCGCGCTCCGCGCCGTGATCGGTGGCCGTGAGCTCGACGCGTTCCTTGGCAACAAGGACGCGGTCGCCAGCGAACTGCACGCTGCCGTCAAGGCGCGCGCAGCCGAACTCGGCTTGGAAGTGATCTCGGTCGGCATTCGCGACGTGATCTTGCCGGGCGAAATGAAGGACCTGATGAATCGTGTTACCGAAGCCAAGAAGGCCGCGGAAGCGAACCTCATCGCGCGTCGTGAAGAAACGGCTGCCATGCGCAGCCAGGCCAACACGGCGAAGTTGCTGGCCGAGCAGCCGACGCTCATGCGTCTGCGTGAACTCGAG